The proteins below come from a single Chitinophaga pinensis DSM 2588 genomic window:
- a CDS encoding FecR family protein, giving the protein MSYTFDHIESLIVRSLESSLSDAEQTTLQSWLEEDDANRRYYEELRKTWDLTGSADDNIVPDIDANWASFNRKLQHGKQQQPTAIVRNMNSYRGLIRAAAAVLLLGGVATAYFLLKGPEQMTVQTAANETNIIVLPDGSKAFINNNSTLRYAKNFNKGERAIHLEGEAFFDVVKDDAHPFVVYTPQTRTQVLGTTFDVKAYTVQPVEVFVLSGKVSVSGQEQQTKQVVLTEGRKVTVGKDQQLAEDAISNHDFIAWKDNIMVFNDEPISHVIKKVEALYDVKIVADENVQEYTIRTRVTPGQPLEEVLNTIAASANVNLTKEGSVYRLGK; this is encoded by the coding sequence ATGTCATACACCTTTGACCATATAGAATCGTTGATTGTGCGCTCGCTGGAAAGCAGCCTGAGTGACGCCGAGCAGACAACCCTGCAAAGCTGGCTGGAGGAGGATGACGCCAACCGCCGCTATTATGAGGAATTGCGTAAAACATGGGATCTCACTGGTAGTGCCGATGATAATATCGTGCCTGATATTGATGCAAACTGGGCATCCTTTAACCGCAAGCTACAGCATGGTAAGCAACAACAACCTACGGCGATTGTAAGAAACATGAACAGCTACCGCGGGCTTATCCGGGCTGCTGCAGCCGTGTTATTACTTGGAGGCGTTGCAACAGCATATTTTCTGTTGAAAGGCCCTGAACAAATGACGGTGCAGACAGCGGCCAATGAAACCAATATCATTGTACTGCCTGACGGTTCCAAAGCATTCATCAATAACAACAGTACCCTGCGCTATGCAAAGAACTTCAATAAAGGAGAAAGGGCTATACACCTGGAAGGCGAAGCTTTCTTTGATGTGGTAAAAGATGATGCGCATCCTTTTGTGGTGTATACACCGCAGACGCGAACGCAGGTACTCGGTACTACTTTCGATGTGAAGGCCTACACCGTACAACCGGTGGAAGTATTCGTGCTGAGCGGAAAAGTATCAGTGTCCGGACAGGAACAGCAAACCAAACAGGTAGTATTGACGGAAGGCCGGAAAGTAACTGTGGGCAAGGACCAGCAGCTGGCAGAAGATGCTATTTCCAACCATGATTTTATCGCATGGAAAGACAATATCATGGTCTTTAATGACGAGCCAATCAGCCATGTCATCAAAAAAGTAGAAGCATTGTATGATGTGAAAATCGTGGCAGATGAGAATGTACAGGAATACACGATCAGGACCAGGGTAACACCGGGTCAGCCATTAGAAGAGGTATTGAATACAATTGCGGCGAGTGCGAATGTGAACCTGACGAAAGAAGGAAGTGTGTACAGACTGGGTAAATAA
- a CDS encoding RNA polymerase sigma factor — protein MPENAELQQLLMENEDAFMEALFRTYFSFVCKTIYRIVQSNATAEDLAQDVFIKIWNRRAELHQVYFKAYLHRAAINMALDYLDKNKRRGVHMPMEEYMEPVQAAPAGQSLHQTTRHIQQAIDKLPEKCREIFILSRYEELSYREIATTLNISVKTVENQMMTALKKLRVSLQDYLQVFILFLAGSAIYPLLLQF, from the coding sequence ATGCCCGAAAATGCAGAACTACAGCAATTACTAATGGAGAATGAAGATGCCTTTATGGAAGCGCTCTTCAGGACCTACTTTTCATTTGTCTGCAAGACTATCTACCGTATTGTCCAAAGCAATGCGACAGCGGAAGACCTTGCACAGGATGTGTTCATTAAGATCTGGAACCGGCGCGCAGAGCTCCACCAGGTATATTTTAAAGCATATTTGCACAGAGCAGCTATCAATATGGCACTGGATTATCTTGATAAAAATAAACGCAGAGGTGTACATATGCCCATGGAGGAATATATGGAACCTGTACAGGCAGCACCTGCCGGTCAGAGCCTCCATCAAACCACCCGGCATATACAGCAGGCCATTGATAAACTGCCCGAAAAATGCAGAGAAATCTTTATCCTCAGCCGTTATGAAGAACTATCCTACCGGGAGATCGCCACTACGCTGAATATATCTGTAAAGACCGTCGAAAACCAGATGATGACAGCGCTTAAAAAACTACGGGTATCCCTCCAGGACTATTTACAGGTATTCATTCTGTTTCTGGCAGGCAGCGCTATTTATCCTTTACTTTTACAATTTTAA
- a CDS encoding head GIN domain-containing protein yields the protein MKALNYKSIFYGKWSSAGWELLLLAFFSIALTACNKEVISGSGIVITETRQVPAFSDVVAEGSFRVHLRQEADGPVEVTADDNVMRAIDTYVSGSTLHLRIKSGVKLHTSRDVDIYVNSSQYYGVSFSGAGSVESLDTIKTNRFSYKMDGSGNARFRIVTDRLDTEVDGSGNIQLFGSATSFHSEISGSGDISGLDLNCQDANLSVKGSGNHTLSVSHSLDVSIRGSGDVRYKGAATIRTDIKGSGRVIKL from the coding sequence ATGAAAGCACTGAACTATAAAAGCATTTTTTACGGCAAATGGAGCTCCGCCGGCTGGGAGCTGCTTTTACTCGCCTTTTTCAGCATTGCCCTGACAGCCTGTAACAAGGAAGTCATATCGGGCTCAGGCATCGTTATTACAGAAACAAGACAAGTCCCGGCATTTTCAGACGTAGTTGCTGAGGGATCCTTCCGCGTACATTTAAGACAGGAGGCCGACGGTCCCGTTGAAGTAACGGCCGATGACAATGTCATGCGGGCTATTGATACCTATGTCAGCGGCAGCACCCTCCATCTGCGCATTAAAAGCGGCGTCAAACTGCATACGTCCAGAGATGTCGATATCTATGTAAACTCCAGCCAATATTACGGGGTCTCCTTTTCCGGCGCCGGTAGTGTAGAAAGCCTGGATACGATCAAAACCAACCGGTTTTCCTATAAAATGGATGGAAGTGGTAACGCCCGTTTCAGAATAGTAACTGACAGATTGGATACAGAAGTAGATGGCAGTGGCAACATACAGCTGTTTGGCAGTGCCACCAGCTTTCACAGTGAGATCAGTGGCAGCGGAGATATCAGCGGACTGGACCTGAATTGTCAGGATGCCAATCTCTCTGTTAAAGGATCAGGTAATCATACACTAAGCGTATCACATTCCCTGGATGTCAGCATACGGGGTAGCGGAGATGTCAGGTACAAAGGAGCCGCTACTATCAGAACAGATATAAAAGGATCAGGAAGAGTTATCAAATTATAA
- a CDS encoding carboxypeptidase regulatory-like domain-containing protein codes for MNKVQVSIFALAVSAIATFSFRNMEGGSITGKVTPLDGASTAWAIYGADTLKADLLDGTFNVQGAKVGNYTVIISAKQPFKNVTLSDVRVEEGKVTDLGEIKLEQ; via the coding sequence ATGAACAAAGTTCAGGTAAGCATATTCGCCCTTGCAGTTTCAGCAATTGCAACCTTCTCTTTCCGCAATATGGAAGGAGGTTCCATCACCGGTAAAGTAACACCGCTTGACGGAGCCAGTACCGCCTGGGCCATTTATGGCGCAGATACACTGAAAGCCGATCTGCTGGACGGCACATTCAACGTGCAGGGCGCGAAGGTCGGTAACTACACCGTGATTATAAGTGCAAAGCAACCATTTAAAAATGTGACGCTGAGCGATGTAAGAGTGGAGGAAGGAAAAGTGACCGATCTGGGCGAAATCAAATTAGAACAATAA
- a CDS encoding Bax inhibitor-1/YccA family membrane protein produces MALFGSSSNPILSDKTLQKAGSQSTEGTMTINGTIGKMAFLLALVVAAAVYAWGVPGRNQNPLPFLYGGMIAGVIITLIIMFKNEWAQYLAPAYALAEGLTLGVLSVLFHNLYNGIVYQAVGLTFGVFAAMLILYRTRIIRVTERFKQIVFTAVAGIAIFYALAWILSMFNVRIPFLHEGSPIGIIFSLVVVAVASLRLCIDFDFIEKGAQQRAPKYVEWLASFGMLLTLVWLYLEILSLLAKLNRR; encoded by the coding sequence ATGGCATTATTTGGATCCAGCAGTAACCCTATACTGAGTGACAAGACACTACAGAAAGCAGGTTCTCAAAGCACAGAAGGCACCATGACCATCAATGGCACCATTGGCAAAATGGCCTTCTTATTAGCATTGGTAGTAGCCGCAGCAGTTTATGCATGGGGCGTTCCGGGCAGAAACCAGAATCCTCTTCCGTTCCTTTACGGCGGTATGATCGCTGGTGTCATTATCACCCTCATTATTATGTTCAAAAACGAGTGGGCACAATACCTGGCGCCGGCTTACGCACTTGCGGAAGGGCTGACACTGGGCGTACTTTCCGTACTGTTCCACAACCTCTATAATGGTATCGTATATCAGGCAGTAGGGCTCACCTTTGGTGTTTTCGCCGCTATGCTGATCCTGTACAGAACACGTATCATCCGTGTGACGGAAAGGTTCAAACAGATCGTTTTTACCGCTGTTGCAGGTATCGCTATATTTTATGCATTAGCCTGGATCCTGAGCATGTTCAACGTGCGCATTCCATTCCTGCATGAAGGCAGCCCTATCGGTATCATCTTCTCCCTGGTGGTGGTTGCAGTCGCTTCCCTCCGCCTCTGTATTGACTTTGATTTCATCGAAAAAGGTGCGCAGCAGCGCGCTCCGAAATACGTTGAGTGGCTGGCCTCTTTCGGTATGCTGCTGACCCTGGTTTGGCTGTACCTGGAAATCCTGAGTCTCCTCGCCAAACTGAACAGAAGATAA
- a CDS encoding 2-oxoacid:acceptor oxidoreductase subunit alpha, with protein sequence MSNTSVQQIEDVVIKFAGDSGDGMQLTGTQFSNNTALIGNDLSTFPDFPAEIRAPQGTLAGVSGFQLHFSSNRIFTPGDACDVLVAMNAAALKANLKSLKKGGIIIANTDGFDAKNLRLANYPDGVNPLEDGSLQSYQLHTMDVTKMTREALKESSMGMKEKDRAKNMFVLGFLYWLYDRNMESTENFLNEKFGKKPDILDSNLKVLHAGYNFAETVEAFSTRFRVEKARMEPGTYRSITGNTALAYGLIAASQKASLPLFLGTYPITPASDILHELSRYKNFGIRTFQAEDEIAGITSAIGASYGGHMGVTTTSGPGMALKGEAMGLAVMLEIPLLIINIQRGGPSTGLPTKTEQSDLLQAYYGRNGECPMPIVSASTPSDCFSAVFEAFRISIAHMTPVILLSDGYIANGAEPWRFPQSKDLPAIPVTFKKGLEDHEEQFLPYHRDENLVRPWAVPGTPGLEHRIGGLEKQNITGNVSYDPENHELMVRIRQEKVDKIADHIPPQTIELGPEKGKVLVLGWGSTYGAIKSAVLELLAEGHEVAHAHIRYLRPFPKNLAEILHSYDKVLIPEINNGQLIKIIREQFLIDAVGYNKIMGVPITKGELVIKIKEMLQ encoded by the coding sequence ATGTCAAATACTTCGGTTCAACAGATAGAAGATGTAGTGATAAAATTTGCTGGCGACAGTGGAGACGGTATGCAGTTGACTGGTACGCAGTTTTCCAATAACACCGCGTTGATCGGCAATGACCTTAGCACATTCCCGGATTTCCCGGCAGAAATACGCGCCCCGCAGGGAACCCTTGCAGGCGTGAGCGGCTTCCAGCTGCACTTTTCCTCTAACCGTATTTTCACTCCCGGCGACGCCTGTGACGTACTGGTGGCGATGAACGCAGCTGCGTTGAAAGCTAACCTGAAAAGCCTGAAAAAGGGTGGTATCATCATCGCTAACACCGATGGTTTCGATGCCAAGAACCTGCGTCTGGCTAACTATCCTGATGGCGTAAATCCGCTGGAAGACGGTTCCCTGCAGTCTTATCAGCTGCACACCATGGACGTTACCAAAATGACCCGTGAAGCATTGAAAGAATCAAGCATGGGTATGAAGGAAAAAGACCGTGCAAAGAACATGTTTGTACTGGGCTTCCTTTATTGGTTGTACGACCGTAACATGGAAAGCACCGAGAACTTCCTGAATGAGAAATTCGGCAAGAAGCCGGATATCCTCGATAGTAACCTGAAGGTATTACATGCGGGTTATAACTTCGCGGAAACAGTAGAAGCGTTCAGCACCCGTTTCCGTGTGGAAAAAGCACGTATGGAGCCAGGTACTTACCGCAGTATCACTGGTAATACCGCCCTGGCCTACGGTCTGATCGCCGCCAGCCAGAAGGCTAGTCTGCCGCTGTTCCTGGGTACTTATCCAATCACACCGGCTTCCGACATCCTGCATGAACTGAGCCGTTATAAAAACTTTGGTATCCGTACTTTCCAGGCGGAAGATGAAATTGCCGGTATTACTTCCGCAATTGGCGCTTCCTATGGTGGACATATGGGGGTTACAACTACCTCCGGTCCGGGTATGGCACTGAAAGGTGAAGCAATGGGTCTGGCGGTCATGCTGGAAATTCCACTGCTGATCATCAATATCCAGCGTGGTGGTCCTTCAACAGGGCTGCCTACCAAAACAGAACAATCTGACCTTTTACAGGCTTATTATGGTCGTAATGGTGAGTGTCCGATGCCGATCGTATCTGCCTCTACACCATCAGACTGTTTCAGCGCAGTATTTGAGGCATTCCGCATCTCAATTGCACATATGACGCCGGTGATCCTGCTGAGTGATGGTTATATCGCGAATGGTGCTGAGCCATGGCGTTTCCCACAGAGCAAAGATCTGCCTGCTATTCCTGTAACGTTCAAAAAAGGACTGGAAGATCACGAAGAGCAGTTCCTGCCTTATCACCGTGATGAAAACCTCGTACGTCCATGGGCAGTACCAGGTACGCCGGGTCTGGAGCACCGTATCGGTGGTCTGGAAAAACAGAACATTACCGGTAATGTGAGCTATGATCCGGAAAACCATGAGTTAATGGTGCGTATCCGTCAGGAGAAAGTGGACAAAATCGCTGATCATATTCCTCCGCAGACGATCGAACTCGGACCTGAAAAAGGTAAGGTACTGGTACTCGGATGGGGTTCTACTTATGGTGCGATTAAGAGCGCTGTACTGGAACTACTGGCGGAAGGGCATGAAGTGGCGCACGCACACATCAGATACCTGCGTCCATTCCCTAAAAATCTGGCAGAAATACTGCATAGCTATGATAAAGTACTGATTCCTGAGATCAACAATGGTCAGCTGATCAAGATCATCCGTGAGCAGTTCCTGATCGATGCAGTTGGTTACAATAAAATAATGGGAGTACCTATTACTAAAGGAGAACTGGTAATCAAGATCAAAGAGATGTTGCAGTAG
- a CDS encoding DUF6134 family protein, which yields MKGAIWSTLFICLFTLNSALLHAQTHNYEIRFSNHIIGNVTAHCKVNGASRNISIQSKVDMKLLAKFNLDISCDFDNNILVRSKVIKSSGKEGDDKTIVTQREAKNYSVVLNGQKSVLNTAEIIHSVGEMYFMEPRQITKIFSETLGIFLTLNSLGNGLYELLLPEGKKNVYKYEKGTLVQVEVSQTLGKAYIIRVS from the coding sequence ATGAAAGGCGCCATCTGGTCTACACTGTTTATCTGCCTGTTTACATTGAACAGTGCATTGTTACACGCCCAAACGCACAATTACGAAATACGTTTCAGTAATCACATTATTGGTAATGTGACTGCACATTGTAAAGTAAACGGCGCATCCCGCAATATCTCTATCCAAAGTAAAGTGGACATGAAACTGCTGGCGAAATTCAACCTGGATATTTCCTGCGATTTCGACAATAACATTCTTGTCCGTTCGAAGGTGATCAAAAGCTCAGGAAAAGAGGGAGATGACAAAACCATTGTTACGCAACGGGAAGCGAAAAATTATTCTGTGGTACTGAACGGACAGAAGTCCGTATTAAACACGGCAGAGATCATTCATTCCGTAGGTGAAATGTACTTCATGGAACCCCGGCAGATCACGAAGATCTTCTCTGAGACTTTAGGTATCTTTCTGACGCTTAACTCACTCGGTAATGGTTTGTATGAGCTGCTGCTGCCAGAGGGCAAAAAAAACGTCTATAAATACGAAAAAGGGACACTGGTACAGGTAGAGGTATCGCAGACACTGGGTAAGGCGTATATTATCAGAGTAAGTTGA
- a CDS encoding Gfo/Idh/MocA family protein, whose amino-acid sequence MQRISMLGSGFIGRFYADSLQGQRSRDKIVSIYSRREESAKKFAEDYNVAHWTTDMEASIAHPDVNVVCISLPNNLHEAAVALCCKHKKGVICTKPLGRNAEEAKRMLEMVEAAGIFNGYLEDLVYTPKFLKALDSVKSGALGRILWAKSRETHPGPHSEWFWDKEQAGGGCILDLGCHCVEIARSFIGKDIKPVEVMCWADTQVKPIDAEDHAIGLVKYENGAIGQFEVSWTFRGGLDLRDEVMGTEGTIWLNSFLRTGFDMFTTGKGADYVAEKAESNSGWLFPVGDELNELGYNHMFADMFNAIESNQPARETFYDGYVVNAVLDAAYRSAASKQWEPVKLDIWRGQTGLTKPQTLVDYDADHYLVKEEMTHFGAKKLILKEKKTGQIIERTI is encoded by the coding sequence ATGCAACGTATTTCCATGTTAGGTTCCGGCTTTATCGGCCGCTTCTATGCAGACTCCTTACAGGGACAGAGAAGCCGGGACAAGATTGTCAGCATCTATTCGCGCAGAGAAGAGAGTGCGAAGAAATTTGCAGAAGACTATAATGTCGCTCACTGGACTACGGATATGGAAGCATCCATTGCACATCCGGATGTGAATGTGGTTTGTATTTCCCTTCCTAATAACCTGCACGAAGCAGCAGTAGCACTCTGCTGTAAACACAAGAAAGGCGTCATCTGTACCAAGCCCCTGGGCCGTAATGCAGAAGAAGCGAAACGTATGCTGGAAATGGTAGAAGCTGCCGGTATCTTCAACGGCTATCTCGAAGACCTGGTATACACCCCGAAATTCCTGAAAGCACTGGATAGCGTTAAAAGTGGCGCTTTGGGACGTATTCTCTGGGCTAAATCCAGGGAAACACACCCCGGCCCGCACAGCGAATGGTTCTGGGATAAAGAACAGGCAGGTGGTGGCTGTATCCTCGACCTGGGATGCCATTGCGTAGAGATTGCACGTAGCTTTATCGGAAAAGATATCAAACCGGTAGAAGTAATGTGCTGGGCAGATACACAGGTAAAACCCATCGATGCAGAAGACCATGCAATTGGTCTGGTGAAATATGAAAATGGCGCTATCGGGCAGTTTGAAGTAAGCTGGACATTCCGCGGCGGACTTGACCTGCGCGATGAAGTAATGGGTACTGAAGGTACTATCTGGTTAAACAGCTTCCTGCGTACCGGCTTTGATATGTTCACAACCGGTAAAGGCGCTGATTATGTAGCAGAAAAGGCAGAAAGTAACAGTGGCTGGCTATTCCCGGTAGGTGATGAACTGAATGAGCTGGGCTATAACCACATGTTTGCTGATATGTTCAATGCAATTGAAAGCAATCAGCCTGCACGGGAAACATTCTATGACGGATATGTAGTGAACGCTGTACTGGATGCTGCTTACCGCAGCGCTGCCAGCAAACAGTGGGAACCTGTAAAGCTGGATATTTGGCGTGGTCAGACTGGCTTAACGAAACCACAGACACTGGTAGACTACGATGCTGATCATTACCTGGTGAAAGAAGAGATGACCCACTTCGGCGCCAAGAAACTCATCCTGAAAGAGAAGAAAACAGGGCAGATCATTGAACGTACGATATAA
- a CDS encoding nucleoside permease, which translates to MKLGTRFQLSFMMFLEFFIWGAWFVTMGTFIFKNLAAGETEVSLAYLTQSIGAVIAPFIVGIIADRYFPAQIILGVIHVAGAILLWFCAGATNFDSFFPLILTYMVLFMPTLALVNSVSFGQMQDSSKDFPVIRGFGTAGWIVAGITIGYLAWEEKGMLPSTFKMAAAASALLGVYSFFLPNTPPAKKGQKISVGEILGLDAIRLLKNKSYLMFFLSSVAICIPLAFYYNFTNPFLNEIGMKAAAGKQALGQASEFIFIMIMPLFFKRLGVKKMLGLAMLSWVLRYVLFAFGNVDANYWMLIGGIVLHGICYDFFFVTGQIYTDQLAGERFKNAAQGMVTLATYGVGMMIGFLISAPIVSAFKTGEGAHNWTSIWLIPAGIALVVMLLFLLLFREKSEAKQA; encoded by the coding sequence ATGAAATTAGGTACTCGCTTTCAACTATCGTTCATGATGTTCCTGGAGTTCTTCATTTGGGGAGCCTGGTTCGTTACTATGGGAACTTTCATTTTTAAAAACCTGGCAGCAGGCGAAACCGAGGTGAGTCTTGCCTATCTGACCCAGTCTATCGGCGCCGTAATTGCTCCGTTCATCGTGGGTATTATTGCTGACCGTTATTTCCCTGCACAGATCATCCTGGGAGTTATTCACGTAGCAGGCGCTATCCTCCTCTGGTTCTGCGCAGGTGCTACCAACTTTGATAGCTTTTTCCCGCTGATTCTGACCTACATGGTACTGTTCATGCCGACACTGGCGCTGGTGAACTCCGTATCGTTCGGGCAAATGCAGGATTCCAGTAAAGATTTCCCTGTGATCCGTGGCTTCGGTACTGCCGGCTGGATCGTAGCAGGTATCACCATTGGTTACCTGGCTTGGGAAGAAAAAGGCATGCTGCCAAGCACCTTCAAAATGGCTGCTGCTGCATCTGCGCTTTTGGGTGTCTACAGCTTCTTCTTACCTAACACACCTCCTGCTAAAAAAGGACAGAAAATCTCTGTCGGTGAAATACTTGGTCTGGATGCTATCAGACTGCTGAAGAATAAATCTTACCTGATGTTCTTCCTGTCTTCTGTAGCGATCTGTATTCCGCTGGCCTTCTACTATAACTTTACCAACCCCTTCCTGAACGAGATCGGTATGAAAGCTGCCGCAGGTAAACAGGCACTGGGCCAGGCATCTGAGTTCATCTTCATCATGATCATGCCGCTGTTCTTCAAACGTCTTGGTGTGAAGAAAATGCTTGGTCTGGCAATGCTGTCATGGGTACTCCGTTATGTACTGTTTGCATTCGGTAACGTTGATGCAAACTACTGGATGCTGATCGGCGGTATCGTACTGCATGGTATCTGTTACGACTTCTTCTTCGTAACCGGTCAGATCTACACCGACCAGCTGGCAGGCGAACGTTTTAAAAACGCTGCTCAGGGTATGGTAACACTGGCTACTTATGGTGTAGGTATGATGATCGGATTCCTGATCTCTGCTCCTATTGTAAGCGCTTTCAAAACAGGAGAAGGTGCACACAACTGGACCAGCATCTGGCTGATCCCTGCTGGTATCGCACTGGTAGTAATGCTGTTGTTCCTGTTGCTGTTCCGCGAAAAATCTGAAGCTAAACAGGCGTAA
- a CDS encoding YqjF family protein — MGKPFLTAAWRNLLMINFEADPAVLQPLVPYNTELDTWNNTLYISLVGFLFKNTRVKGLSLPFHRDFEEVNLRFYVRYKEDGSWKRGVVFVKEIVPKHMITFVANTVYKEKYAIHPMRHQWQHTPDNLLQVSYEWKVKQDWNFVKATAEKEALPITPGSEAEFITDHYWGYTQMAAARTGEYQVSHPQWRTHRIIDYSYRCNTAALYGPAFVPMLQQAPVSALLAEGSDISVMPKKLL, encoded by the coding sequence ATGGGAAAACCCTTTCTGACAGCAGCCTGGCGTAACCTCCTCATGATCAATTTTGAGGCTGATCCAGCTGTACTGCAGCCACTTGTGCCTTATAATACCGAACTCGATACCTGGAACAATACACTATATATCAGCCTGGTAGGCTTCCTCTTTAAAAATACCCGTGTAAAAGGACTTTCCCTCCCCTTCCATCGCGATTTTGAAGAAGTCAACCTCCGTTTCTATGTCCGCTACAAAGAAGACGGCAGCTGGAAAAGAGGCGTCGTATTCGTAAAAGAGATCGTCCCTAAACATATGATCACTTTTGTAGCTAATACAGTATATAAAGAGAAATACGCAATCCATCCGATGCGCCATCAATGGCAGCATACACCCGATAACCTGTTGCAGGTCAGCTATGAATGGAAAGTGAAACAGGACTGGAATTTTGTAAAAGCAACTGCCGAAAAAGAAGCCCTCCCTATTACACCTGGCAGCGAGGCTGAATTTATTACAGATCATTACTGGGGGTATACACAGATGGCGGCTGCACGTACAGGAGAATATCAGGTCAGCCATCCACAATGGCGCACACACCGGATCATTGATTACAGCTACCGCTGTAACACAGCTGCTCTATACGGACCTGCTTTTGTTCCTATGTTGCAGCAGGCGCCGGTATCCGCATTACTGGCGGAAGGCTCAGATATCAGTGTCATGCCGAAAAAATTGCTGTAA
- the nth gene encoding endonuclease III: MTKKERFAFVLKYFEEQAPNAETELIYDNPYQLLVAVILSAQCTDKRVNMTTPAIFQAYPDVAALSHATFDDLFPLIRSISYPNNKTKHLIGMAQMVVEDFNGEIPATVDQLVKLPGVGRKTANVITSVVHQQPNMAVDTHVFRVSARIGLTTNATTPLQTEKQLLKYIPTEKVHIAHHWLILHGRYICVARSPKCEECGLRPVCKYYHSLVRGN; encoded by the coding sequence ATGACAAAGAAAGAGCGCTTTGCCTTCGTACTCAAGTATTTCGAAGAACAAGCTCCCAACGCGGAGACAGAACTCATTTACGACAATCCTTATCAACTGCTGGTAGCGGTGATCCTGTCGGCGCAATGTACCGACAAACGTGTCAATATGACCACCCCCGCTATCTTTCAGGCATATCCGGATGTGGCGGCGCTCAGTCACGCCACATTTGATGACCTGTTTCCGCTGATCCGCAGTATCAGCTATCCGAACAATAAGACCAAACACCTCATCGGTATGGCCCAGATGGTCGTGGAAGACTTTAACGGAGAAATCCCTGCCACCGTCGATCAACTGGTCAAACTACCAGGCGTCGGCCGTAAAACAGCTAATGTCATCACCTCCGTGGTACATCAGCAACCTAATATGGCCGTTGACACACACGTTTTCCGTGTATCCGCCCGTATCGGTCTGACAACCAATGCCACCACTCCCCTGCAAACAGAAAAACAATTACTTAAATATATTCCCACGGAAAAAGTGCATATCGCCCACCATTGGCTGATACTGCATGGCCGGTATATCTGCGTGGCCCGCTCCCCGAAATGCGAGGAATGCGGACTTAGGCCCGTATGCAAATATTACCACTCTCTCGTCCGGGGTAACTAA
- a CDS encoding FtsB family cell division protein yields the protein MRNKYFVSAAAFFVWLAFIDSKNFLSQYELQTEVNKLEGQKAFFMDEIKKTRKEQQELLSSPEKLEKFAREKYLMKRDNEDLFIITEKN from the coding sequence ATGCGAAACAAATACTTCGTTTCCGCAGCTGCTTTTTTTGTATGGCTGGCATTCATCGACAGCAAGAATTTCCTCTCCCAGTACGAACTACAAACCGAAGTCAATAAACTGGAAGGCCAGAAAGCCTTCTTCATGGACGAAATTAAGAAGACCAGAAAAGAACAACAGGAACTACTGTCCAGCCCCGAAAAGCTGGAGAAATTCGCACGTGAAAAATACCTGATGAAAAGAGATAATGAAGACCTGTTCATTATTACAGAGAAAAACTAA